The following proteins are co-located in the Streptomyces sp. DT2A-34 genome:
- a CDS encoding SLATT domain-containing protein has protein sequence MGQPEMQPERSSQHGRSVGGGDGAAGIRPGDLRGRAFPLGDWGEPAVRLHELYRWVERGALDTAAWYLADRVWKRRGAWALRGGAASGAVVGAALPLLDLTGVASGVAPWGYLALLLAVACVAVDRFFGVTSGWIRDVATAQAVQRRLQVLQFDWATESVREVLGPAEGTASEAAERCLGVLRRFSEDVSELVRAETADWMVEFRTGSAPLGIQSAVAGGARQDVGVGQGRLSVPPGNGARPNMPRQRPPEPR, from the coding sequence GTGGGTCAGCCGGAGATGCAGCCCGAGAGGTCGTCTCAGCACGGGCGGAGCGTCGGGGGCGGCGATGGGGCGGCCGGGATCCGGCCGGGCGATCTGAGGGGGCGGGCGTTTCCGCTCGGGGACTGGGGTGAGCCGGCCGTGCGGTTGCACGAGTTGTACCGGTGGGTGGAGCGGGGGGCGCTGGACACGGCCGCGTGGTATCTAGCGGATCGGGTGTGGAAGCGGCGGGGGGCCTGGGCGTTGCGGGGTGGGGCGGCGTCGGGGGCGGTCGTGGGGGCCGCGCTGCCTCTGCTGGATCTGACGGGGGTCGCGAGCGGGGTGGCGCCGTGGGGGTATCTGGCGTTGCTGCTGGCGGTGGCGTGTGTGGCGGTCGATCGGTTCTTCGGGGTGACGTCCGGGTGGATAAGGGACGTCGCCACGGCTCAGGCGGTGCAGCGGCGGCTTCAGGTGTTGCAGTTCGACTGGGCGACGGAGAGTGTGCGGGAGGTTCTGGGGCCGGCCGAGGGGACGGCGAGCGAGGCGGCGGAGCGGTGTCTGGGGGTGCTGCGGCGGTTCTCGGAGGACGTGAGCGAGCTGGTGCGGGCGGAGACTGCGGACTGGATGGTGGAGTTCCGGACGGGGTCGGCGCCTTTGGGGATTCAGTCGGCTGTGGCCGGTGGGGCTCGGCAGGATGTGGGGGTGGGGCAGGGGCGGCTTTCTGTGCCGCCGGGGAATGGGGCTCGGCCGAACATGCCTCGGCAGCGGCCGCCTGAGCCTCGGTAG
- a CDS encoding YbaB/EbfC family nucleoid-associated protein, with protein MIPGGGQPNMQQLLQQAQKMQQDLARAQEELAQTEVEGQAGGGLVKATVTGSGELRALRIDPKAVDPEDTETLADLVVAAVQAANENAQNLQQQKLGPLAQGLGGGSGIPGLPF; from the coding sequence GTGATCCCCGGTGGTGGCCAGCCCAACATGCAGCAGCTGCTCCAGCAGGCCCAGAAGATGCAGCAGGACCTGGCGAGGGCGCAGGAGGAACTGGCGCAGACGGAGGTCGAGGGTCAGGCGGGCGGCGGCCTGGTGAAGGCCACCGTGACGGGCTCCGGCGAACTCAGGGCGCTCAGGATCGACCCGAAGGCGGTGGACCCGGAAGACACCGAGACCCTCGCCGACCTGGTCGTAGCGGCCGTACAGGCGGCCAACGAGAACGCGCAGAACCTCCAGCAGCAGAAGCTGGGCCCGCTGGCCCAGGGCCTGGGCGGCGGCAGCGGTATCCCCGGCCTGCCCTTCTGA
- a CDS encoding type 1 glutamine amidotransferase family protein codes for MSGSTGTTRKPVYLAVYDTLADWEPGHATAQLARAGYEIRTVGPTREPVTTVGGLRIQPDLALDDVRPSDAALLILPGADLWDTSDDLAPFARKAREFLDAGVPVAAICGATAGLAREGLLDDRDHTSAVSFYLAATGYGGGERYVEADAVTDRGLVTAGPTEPVAFAREILRLLKVYDDEAVDAWYRLFHDSDATAYAVLEKAGVL; via the coding sequence ATGAGCGGCAGCACCGGCACCACCCGCAAGCCCGTGTACCTCGCCGTCTACGACACCCTGGCCGACTGGGAGCCGGGCCACGCCACCGCGCAGCTCGCTCGCGCCGGATACGAGATCCGCACCGTCGGCCCCACCCGCGAGCCCGTCACCACCGTCGGCGGCCTCCGCATCCAGCCCGACCTGGCCCTGGACGACGTACGGCCGTCCGACGCGGCCCTGCTGATCCTCCCGGGCGCCGACCTCTGGGACACAAGCGACGACCTCGCTCCCTTCGCCCGCAAGGCGCGGGAGTTCCTCGACGCCGGTGTGCCCGTCGCCGCGATCTGCGGTGCCACCGCCGGGCTGGCCCGCGAAGGCCTGCTCGACGACCGGGACCACACCAGCGCCGTCTCCTTCTACCTGGCCGCGACCGGTTACGGCGGCGGCGAGCGGTACGTCGAGGCCGACGCCGTCACCGACAGGGGGCTCGTCACCGCCGGCCCCACCGAACCCGTCGCCTTCGCCCGGGAGATCCTGCGCCTGCTGAAGGTGTACGACGACGAGGCCGTCGACGCCTGGTACCGCCTGTTCCACGACTCCGACGCGACGGCGTACGCCGTACTCGAGAAGGCCGGGGTCCTGTGA
- a CDS encoding DUF397 domain-containing protein, with protein sequence MTGTLRWFKSSYSSASGGECLEVAYAWRKSSYSDSGGGACVEVAPCPQAVSTAIHIRDSKNPDGPNLTVSGKAWAAFISSPAYQTAGCLSASYV encoded by the coding sequence GTGACTGGCACCCTGCGGTGGTTCAAGTCCAGCTACAGCAGCGCCAGCGGCGGCGAATGCCTCGAAGTCGCCTACGCCTGGCGCAAGTCGTCGTACAGCGACAGCGGCGGCGGGGCCTGCGTCGAAGTCGCCCCCTGCCCCCAAGCCGTTTCCACCGCCATCCACATCCGCGACTCCAAAAACCCCGACGGCCCAAACCTCACCGTCTCCGGCAAGGCCTGGGCCGCGTTCATCTCGTCACCGGCCTACCAGACCGCGGGATGCCTCAGCGCCTCGTACGTGTAG
- a CDS encoding DUF5063 domain-containing protein, with translation MSDATLHATEHDPDDFAVQISDQIESFLVAVTEVAKGDEPGSTVPFLLLEVSQLLLAGGRLGAHEDIVPEERYEPDLGPEPDVDELRENLARLLDPIDVYSEVFDPYEPRKAPVPARISDDLADVITDLRHGMAHYRAGRTAEALWWWQFSYFSNWGTTASATLRALHSVLAHVRLNQPLEELDGLDTDQGMMGDETLEFEAGRVMEQEIGEPLGLRPAQ, from the coding sequence ATGTCTGACGCCACGCTGCACGCGACCGAGCACGACCCGGACGACTTCGCGGTCCAGATCTCGGACCAGATCGAGAGCTTCCTCGTCGCCGTCACGGAGGTCGCGAAGGGCGACGAGCCGGGTTCGACCGTGCCCTTCCTCCTCCTGGAGGTCTCCCAACTCCTCCTGGCCGGCGGCCGTTTGGGCGCCCACGAGGACATCGTCCCCGAGGAGCGCTACGAGCCCGACCTGGGCCCCGAGCCGGACGTCGACGAACTCCGCGAGAACCTCGCCCGCCTGCTGGACCCGATCGACGTCTACTCGGAGGTCTTCGACCCCTACGAGCCCCGCAAGGCCCCGGTCCCGGCCCGCATCTCCGACGACCTGGCCGACGTCATCACCGACCTGCGCCACGGCATGGCCCACTACCGCGCGGGCCGCACCGCGGAGGCCCTGTGGTGGTGGCAGTTCTCCTACTTCTCCAACTGGGGCACGACGGCGTCGGCGACCCTGCGCGCCCTGCACTCGGTCCTGGCCCACGTCCGCCTGAACCAGCCCCTGGAGGAGCTGGACGGCCTGGACACGGACCAGGGCATGATGGGCGACGAGACGCTGGAGTTCGAGGCCGGCAGGGTCATGGAGCAGGAGATCGGCGAGCCGCTGGGGCTGCGGCCCGCACAGTAG
- a CDS encoding helix-turn-helix transcriptional regulator, whose product MARAENKTEAGGTAHLVAALAKALREQHGLTQPQLGDRLGYTAAAISAMETCAQPASDQMLVGLEQEIGGGLGVFEKARELMRLDKYPAQFKNYVLLEQRALTLSTYVTFVVHGLFQTEEYARALIGGGYPPLKDERVEELVEARLARRALFDRDPTALIELVVEESALRRTIGGREVMREQLLYLAECAQRRNVTFQVLPLDCGLGGEHFGAHGEMTLVETPEHEHLVYLEAQDESLLVSTPTKVTTYAHRYAKIRSQAMGPRESLGLIKQLAGELQ is encoded by the coding sequence ATGGCGCGGGCGGAGAACAAGACGGAGGCAGGCGGTACGGCCCATTTGGTCGCCGCCCTGGCGAAGGCGTTGCGGGAGCAACACGGGCTTACGCAGCCACAGTTGGGCGACAGGCTCGGGTACACGGCAGCGGCGATCAGCGCGATGGAGACGTGTGCGCAGCCCGCGAGCGATCAGATGCTGGTGGGGTTGGAGCAGGAGATCGGGGGCGGGCTGGGTGTCTTCGAGAAGGCGCGTGAGTTGATGCGGCTGGACAAGTACCCGGCGCAGTTCAAGAACTACGTACTCCTGGAGCAGCGGGCGTTGACACTCTCCACGTACGTCACCTTCGTGGTGCACGGCCTCTTCCAGACAGAGGAGTACGCCCGTGCACTGATCGGCGGCGGCTATCCACCTCTCAAGGACGAGCGTGTGGAGGAGCTGGTCGAGGCACGGTTGGCACGACGGGCGCTCTTCGATCGGGATCCGACGGCACTGATCGAGCTGGTCGTAGAGGAGTCCGCGCTGCGGCGCACGATCGGCGGCCGGGAGGTTATGCGCGAACAACTGCTGTACCTCGCCGAGTGCGCGCAGCGCCGCAACGTCACCTTCCAGGTGCTACCCCTAGACTGCGGGCTGGGTGGTGAGCACTTCGGCGCCCACGGCGAGATGACCTTGGTGGAAACCCCGGAGCACGAGCACCTCGTCTACCTGGAAGCGCAGGATGAAAGCCTCCTCGTGAGCACCCCGACCAAGGTGACGACATACGCGCATCGCTATGCGAAGATCCGTTCACAGGCCATGGGCCCACGGGAATCGCTGGGCCTCATCAAGCAGTTGGCAGGAGAACTCCAGTGA
- a CDS encoding MarR family winged helix-turn-helix transcriptional regulator, with translation MSRERQDLLSRSALGVFRLNGQFLAVAEELARPAGLTAAWWQVLGAVLGEPLPVAGIARAMGITRQSVQRIADLLVDKGLAEYRPNPAHRRAKLLAPTDEGRAAISRINPGHAALADRLAEAFGEAELADAVRVLERLSKVLDQIAVPVTEP, from the coding sequence GTGAGCCGGGAACGTCAGGACCTGCTCAGCCGCAGCGCGCTCGGTGTCTTCCGGCTCAACGGCCAGTTCCTCGCGGTCGCCGAGGAGCTGGCCCGGCCGGCCGGGCTGACGGCGGCCTGGTGGCAGGTGCTGGGCGCGGTGCTCGGCGAACCCCTCCCCGTCGCCGGTATCGCCCGCGCCATGGGCATCACCCGGCAGAGCGTGCAGCGCATCGCCGACCTGCTGGTGGATAAGGGCCTCGCCGAGTACCGGCCCAACCCCGCCCACCGCCGCGCCAAGCTCCTCGCGCCGACGGACGAGGGGCGGGCGGCGATCTCCCGGATCAACCCCGGGCACGCGGCCCTCGCGGACCGGCTGGCGGAGGCCTTCGGGGAGGCGGAACTCGCTGATGCCGTACGGGTTCTGGAACGGTTGTCGAAGGTGCTCGACCAGATCGCCGTTCCTGTTACGGAACCGTAG
- a CDS encoding triacylglycerol lipase yields MQNRLVRALVATATAGVMMGMAAGEASAAPSRTAGVKNAVYFIHGLDGKHLEVANAKQDCKAVWGKAMSDLRTKGWKGKFVTWGYYKKNTNCTRKVNGNLDTRIQELGRLLAWDIYKNYSRHGKKVDVVGHSMGGQVIRAAITGVNKYGSSSKWPNYLYVEDVVTLGSPFKGAGMARSCAAQGHKQCSDLKPRSNFLSWAGQNPQSRMKTDWTLIGSSDDDAVHSGSAIGMKAAHKVVYYVNQGLEHSSIKSAGGNKKYKFKWSDDNGAHWGERNERRAPLRYTYEALRHPAVW; encoded by the coding sequence TTGCAGAACAGACTTGTTCGTGCCCTGGTCGCCACGGCGACCGCGGGAGTCATGATGGGAATGGCGGCGGGGGAGGCCAGCGCGGCTCCGTCCCGTACCGCGGGTGTGAAGAACGCCGTGTATTTCATTCACGGCCTCGACGGGAAGCATCTCGAAGTCGCCAACGCCAAGCAGGACTGCAAGGCGGTCTGGGGCAAGGCCATGTCCGACCTTCGCACGAAGGGCTGGAAGGGCAAGTTCGTCACCTGGGGGTACTACAAGAAAAACACCAACTGCACCCGCAAGGTGAACGGAAACCTGGACACCCGAATCCAGGAACTCGGCCGTCTCCTCGCCTGGGACATCTACAAGAATTACTCCCGGCACGGCAAGAAGGTCGACGTGGTCGGCCATTCCATGGGCGGCCAGGTAATTCGCGCCGCCATCACCGGCGTGAACAAGTACGGCTCATCGAGCAAGTGGCCGAACTACCTCTACGTCGAGGACGTGGTCACCCTCGGCAGTCCGTTCAAGGGCGCCGGCATGGCGCGGTCATGCGCCGCCCAGGGGCACAAGCAGTGCAGTGACCTGAAGCCGCGTAGCAACTTCCTCTCGTGGGCCGGGCAGAACCCGCAGTCCAGGATGAAGACGGACTGGACCCTCATCGGCTCCAGCGACGACGACGCCGTTCACAGCGGCTCCGCCATCGGCATGAAGGCCGCGCACAAAGTCGTCTACTACGTCAACCAGGGGCTTGAGCACAGCAGCATCAAGAGCGCCGGCGGCAACAAGAAGTACAAGTTCAAGTGGTCCGACGACAACGGCGCACACTGGGGGGAGAGGAACGAGCGGCGCGCCCCGCTCCGCTACACGTACGAGGCGCTGAGGCATCCCGCGGTCTGGTAG
- a CDS encoding aspartate aminotransferase family protein, giving the protein MTPQPDPKVGAAVKAADRAHVFHSWSAQELLDPLAVAGAEGSYFWDYDGRRYLDFTSGLVYTNIGYQHPKVVAAIQEQAARMTTFAPAFAVEARSEAARLIAERTPGDLDKIFFTNGGADAVEHAVRMARLHTGRPKVLSAYRSYHGGTQQAVNITGDPRRWASDTAAAGVVHFWAPFLYRSRFYAETEEQECARALEHLETTIAFEGPSTVAAIILETIPGTAGIMLPPAGYLAGVREICDKYGIVFILDEVMAGFGRTGEWFAADLYDVIPDLMTFAKGVNSGYVPLGGVAISGAVAETFAKRPYPGGLTYSGHPLACAAAVATINVMAEEGVVENAARLGAELVGPALRELAERHPCVGEVRGVGMFWAVELVRNRETREPLVPYNAAGEANAPMAAFGSAAKAGGLWPFVNMNRTHVVPPCNASEAELKEGLAALDAALAVADEYTG; this is encoded by the coding sequence ATGACCCCTCAGCCAGATCCCAAGGTCGGCGCCGCAGTGAAGGCCGCGGACCGTGCGCATGTGTTCCACTCCTGGTCCGCGCAGGAGCTCCTCGACCCGCTCGCCGTCGCCGGCGCGGAGGGGTCGTACTTCTGGGACTACGACGGCAGGCGCTACCTCGACTTCACCAGCGGTCTCGTCTACACGAACATCGGCTACCAGCACCCGAAGGTCGTCGCCGCGATACAGGAGCAGGCCGCGAGGATGACGACCTTCGCGCCCGCCTTCGCCGTCGAGGCCCGGTCCGAGGCGGCGCGGCTGATCGCCGAGCGGACTCCCGGCGACCTGGACAAGATCTTCTTCACCAACGGCGGCGCGGACGCCGTGGAGCACGCCGTACGGATGGCGCGGCTGCACACCGGGCGGCCGAAGGTGCTGTCGGCGTACCGGTCGTACCACGGGGGCACACAGCAGGCCGTGAACATCACCGGCGACCCGCGCCGCTGGGCCTCCGACACCGCCGCCGCCGGTGTCGTGCACTTCTGGGCGCCCTTCCTCTACCGCTCCCGCTTCTACGCGGAGACCGAGGAGCAGGAGTGCGCGCGGGCGCTGGAGCACCTGGAGACGACGATCGCCTTCGAGGGACCGTCGACCGTCGCCGCGATCATCCTGGAGACGATTCCGGGCACGGCGGGAATCATGCTGCCACCGGCCGGCTACCTGGCCGGGGTCCGCGAGATCTGCGACAAGTACGGGATCGTCTTCATCCTGGACGAGGTCATGGCGGGGTTCGGGCGGACCGGTGAGTGGTTCGCGGCGGATCTGTACGACGTCATCCCCGACCTGATGACCTTCGCGAAGGGCGTGAACTCCGGTTACGTGCCGCTGGGCGGGGTGGCCATCTCCGGGGCCGTCGCCGAGACCTTCGCGAAGCGGCCCTACCCCGGCGGTCTCACGTACTCCGGTCACCCGCTGGCCTGCGCGGCAGCCGTCGCGACGATCAACGTCATGGCCGAGGAGGGCGTCGTCGAGAACGCCGCCCGGCTGGGCGCCGAGCTGGTCGGGCCGGCGCTGCGCGAGCTGGCCGAGCGGCACCCCTGCGTCGGCGAGGTGCGCGGTGTCGGCATGTTCTGGGCGGTCGAGCTGGTGCGGAACCGGGAGACCCGTGAGCCGCTGGTGCCGTACAACGCGGCCGGCGAGGCGAACGCCCCGATGGCGGCGTTCGGCTCCGCCGCGAAGGCCGGGGGCCTCTGGCCGTTCGTGAACATGAACCGCACCCATGTCGTACCGCCGTGCAACGCGAGCGAGGCCGAGCTGAAGGAGGGACTGGCAGCCCTGGACGCTGCGCTGGCTGTGGCGGACGAGTACACGGGGTGA
- a CDS encoding GntR family transcriptional regulator, with protein MPGNGSNGSVTRSTLRQQIADALRDEVLAGRLQAGREFTVKEIAEQYGVSATPVREALVDLSAQGLLEADQHRGFRVHEYSVEDYRGIIEARGLVITGMFQVLATDTARHRDPDDPRVHAAVVGVRRRAEEAQRAATAGDLTVLIGYDLRFWRELGALFGNPYLADFLHRLRVQSWVCAVQHLRRVDDLRGRLWSRHTDLVDALMRRDLPTARSIIAAHDADSLALIERLASG; from the coding sequence ATGCCCGGCAACGGCAGCAACGGCTCCGTGACCCGGAGCACCCTGCGGCAGCAGATCGCGGACGCGCTGCGGGACGAAGTGCTGGCCGGGCGTTTGCAGGCGGGGCGGGAGTTCACCGTCAAGGAGATCGCCGAGCAGTACGGAGTGTCCGCGACCCCGGTACGCGAGGCACTCGTCGACCTCTCCGCGCAGGGTCTCCTCGAGGCCGACCAGCACCGCGGCTTCCGCGTCCACGAGTACTCCGTCGAGGACTACCGCGGCATCATCGAGGCCCGCGGCCTGGTCATCACCGGCATGTTCCAGGTCCTGGCCACCGACACCGCCCGCCACCGGGACCCCGACGACCCCCGCGTCCACGCCGCAGTGGTCGGGGTACGCCGCCGCGCCGAGGAGGCGCAGCGCGCCGCCACCGCCGGCGACCTCACCGTGCTCATCGGCTACGACCTGCGCTTCTGGCGCGAGCTCGGCGCCCTCTTCGGCAACCCCTACCTCGCCGACTTCCTGCACCGGCTGCGCGTGCAGTCCTGGGTCTGCGCGGTCCAGCATCTGCGCCGCGTCGACGATCTGCGCGGCCGTCTGTGGTCCCGGCACACCGACCTCGTCGACGCCCTGATGCGCCGCGACCTGCCGACGGCCCGCTCGATCATCGCCGCCCACGACGCGGACTCCCTCGCGCTGATCGAGCGACTGGCGTCCGGATGA
- the recR gene encoding recombination mediator RecR, which produces MYEGVVQDLIDELGRLPGVGPKSAQRIAFHILQAEPTDVRRLAQALLEVKAKVRFCATCGNVAQEELCNICRDTRRDPAVICVVEEPKDVVAIERTREFRGRYHVLGGAISPIEGVGPDDLRIRELLARLADGTVTELILATDPNLEGEATATYLARMIKPMGLKVTRLASGLPVGGDLEYADEVTLGRAFEGRRLLDV; this is translated from the coding sequence TTGTACGAAGGCGTGGTCCAGGACCTCATCGACGAGTTGGGGCGGTTGCCCGGCGTCGGTCCCAAGAGCGCGCAGCGGATCGCCTTCCACATCCTGCAGGCGGAGCCGACGGACGTACGGCGCCTGGCCCAGGCCCTGCTGGAGGTCAAGGCGAAGGTCCGCTTCTGCGCGACATGCGGGAACGTCGCGCAGGAGGAGCTGTGCAACATCTGCCGGGACACGCGCCGTGACCCGGCGGTGATCTGCGTGGTCGAGGAGCCGAAGGACGTCGTGGCGATCGAGCGGACCCGAGAGTTCCGCGGCCGCTACCACGTCCTCGGCGGCGCGATCAGCCCGATCGAGGGTGTCGGACCGGACGACCTGCGTATACGGGAACTTCTCGCGAGGTTGGCCGACGGGACGGTCACGGAACTGATCCTGGCCACGGATCCGAATCTCGAGGGCGAGGCCACGGCCACGTACCTCGCGCGCATGATCAAGCCCATGGGCCTGAAGGTCACCCGCCTGGCCAGCGGCCTCCCGGTGGGTGGCGACCTGGAATACGCGGACGAGGTCACCCTCGGCCGCGCCTTCGAGGGGAGACGACTCCTAGATGTCTGA
- a CDS encoding serine/threonine-protein kinase: MEKLGPGDPRQIGAYRLLARLGAGGMGDVYLARSDRGRTVAVKLVRRELAAQEEFRARFRQEVQAARQVGGFWTAPVLDADTEAEVPWVATGYVAGPSLQQVVGRDHGALAERSVRILAAGLAHALKDIHAAGIVHRDLKPSNILVTIDGPRVIDFGIARALETVGESGLTRTGALIGSPGFMAPEQVRGDRITPACDVFCLGSVLAYAATGTLPFGSVDSGAHAVMFRIAQEEPDLEGVPEGIAELVRDCLRKDPGTRPTLDRILERTGAEDTVSGGRSRDPWLPGALVAQLGRHAVRLLDAEDPVGPDGVRSPEAGTGALPGSVEPTPAASPEHAPAAAATPPDQLPTVSATRGGPHPQPSPQPGYVYPPHGPTPPYAPPLPYLPATPPEEPRRSGRSTAALIAVALVVALAAGGSVYALMNGGTEDRTGGNPTTPSASPPPTPSPSSSSPTDGVIPADYLGTWTASIDNGDGENTRRLTIRQGEVGDTVLTLVADGPAGTGTYHCEFEARLSEAPGETGPLEMGPSKVTAGEPPTACSPGDATEVTVLSDGRLERVNANSGEKLTYTRR, from the coding sequence ATGGAGAAGCTCGGGCCGGGCGATCCGCGGCAGATCGGGGCGTATCGGCTGCTGGCGCGGCTGGGGGCGGGCGGCATGGGGGACGTCTATCTCGCCCGCTCCGATCGTGGCCGTACCGTCGCCGTGAAACTCGTACGGCGGGAGCTCGCCGCGCAGGAGGAGTTCCGGGCCCGGTTCCGGCAGGAGGTGCAGGCCGCGCGGCAGGTCGGCGGGTTCTGGACCGCGCCGGTGCTCGACGCGGACACGGAGGCCGAGGTGCCGTGGGTCGCCACCGGGTATGTGGCCGGGCCCAGCCTCCAGCAGGTCGTGGGGCGCGACCACGGGGCGTTGGCCGAGCGTTCGGTACGGATCCTGGCGGCTGGCCTCGCGCATGCGCTCAAGGACATCCATGCCGCGGGGATAGTGCACCGGGATCTGAAACCGTCCAACATCCTGGTCACCATCGACGGACCGCGCGTCATCGACTTCGGGATCGCCCGCGCGCTGGAGACGGTGGGCGAGAGCGGGCTCACCCGCACCGGCGCGCTCATAGGGTCGCCGGGGTTCATGGCGCCCGAGCAGGTCCGCGGCGACCGGATCACCCCTGCCTGCGACGTGTTCTGCCTGGGCTCGGTGCTCGCGTACGCCGCGACCGGCACGCTGCCCTTCGGCTCCGTCGACAGCGGCGCGCACGCCGTGATGTTCCGGATCGCCCAGGAGGAACCCGACCTGGAGGGGGTGCCCGAGGGGATCGCCGAGCTGGTGCGCGACTGCTTGCGCAAGGACCCCGGCACCCGGCCGACGCTGGACCGGATCCTGGAGCGTACGGGGGCCGAGGACACCGTCTCCGGCGGCCGGTCCCGGGATCCGTGGTTGCCGGGTGCGCTGGTGGCGCAACTGGGGCGGCATGCCGTGCGGTTGCTGGACGCGGAGGATCCGGTGGGGCCGGACGGGGTGCGTTCGCCGGAGGCGGGCACCGGGGCGCTGCCGGGCTCCGTGGAGCCGACTCCCGCGGCCTCACCCGAGCACGCCCCGGCCGCCGCGGCGACACCGCCGGACCAACTCCCCACCGTGTCCGCGACGCGAGGCGGTCCGCACCCCCAGCCCTCGCCGCAACCGGGGTACGTCTACCCGCCGCACGGCCCGACCCCGCCGTACGCCCCACCCCTGCCCTACCTCCCCGCCACCCCACCCGAAGAACCCCGCCGAAGCGGCCGTTCCACGGCGGCGCTCATCGCCGTCGCGCTGGTCGTGGCGCTCGCCGCCGGCGGCTCGGTGTACGCCCTCATGAACGGCGGCACCGAAGACAGGACCGGAGGCAACCCGACCACCCCTTCCGCTTCCCCGCCCCCTACCCCCTCCCCCTCCTCCTCGTCCCCGACGGACGGCGTCATCCCGGCGGACTACCTGGGCACCTGGACGGCCTCGATCGACAACGGCGACGGCGAGAACACCCGTCGGCTGACCATCCGGCAGGGCGAAGTGGGCGACACGGTCCTGACCCTGGTCGCCGACGGCCCCGCCGGCACCGGCACCTACCACTGCGAGTTCGAGGCGCGACTGTCCGAAGCGCCCGGCGAGACGGGCCCGTTGGAGATGGGCCCGTCCAAGGTGACAGCCGGCGAGCCGCCCACCGCCTGCTCACCGGGCGACGCCACCGAGGTCACGGTGCTGTCGGACGGCAGGCTGGAGCGGGTGAACGCGAACAGCGGGGAAAAGCTGACGTACACCAGGCGGTGA
- a CDS encoding SsgA family sporulation/cell division regulator translates to MHVTLEQPTGARLITAADQEIAIPATLRYTSADPLAVHIDFPPHVTLDGEVTTWTFARVLLSEGLRARAGVGRVRVRPCGSSHTYVEFHVPEGTAVLRFGSADLFRFLARTFTVIAPGEETVGAELDQGLVALFRGRV, encoded by the coding sequence ATGCACGTCACCCTTGAGCAGCCGACCGGCGCCCGTCTGATCACGGCCGCGGACCAGGAGATCGCGATACCCGCGACCCTCCGCTACACCTCCGCCGACCCGCTGGCGGTGCACATCGACTTCCCGCCGCATGTCACGCTCGACGGCGAGGTCACGACGTGGACGTTCGCCCGCGTACTGCTGAGCGAGGGCCTGCGCGCCCGGGCTGGGGTCGGCCGCGTCCGTGTCCGGCCGTGCGGGTCGTCCCACACGTATGTGGAGTTCCACGTGCCGGAGGGCACGGCGGTGCTCCGCTTCGGCTCGGCGGACCTGTTTCGCTTCCTGGCCCGCACCTTCACCGTGATCGCGCCGGGCGAGGAGACCGTGGGGGCCGAGCTGGACCAGGGTCTGGTGGCGCTGTTCCGGGGGCGGGTGTGA